From one Drosophila ananassae strain 14024-0371.13 chromosome 4 unlocalized genomic scaffold, ASM1763931v2 tig00000061, whole genome shotgun sequence genomic stretch:
- the LOC123257771 gene encoding uncharacterized protein LOC123257771, with translation MWLAGNMTIRLFDINESPQKKGGRPKLTYEAAGKRLKIKLASELAIENQNSTPLLLHAANISARKSTENEVIKKSDRTGLLAPSPITPEKAFAFFMENGFTKQQYINVKQLSKQHGCDIYPSYSKIAEEKLKCRPAGIECTENEAKVSMQNLLNHTASRILLMQKEVCEILSDVTQCTLIFSYGFDGSTGHSLYKQKLSIAESQSLDDSLFVTSIIPIKMIDQKQRVIWLNKSPQSIRFCRPLKIAYLKETTSLILEEKENLDNQIKNLDLYVHAFQSNAIFVKFDGHLTLIDGKVLNILTGTNSCQSCPMCGAKPTQLLTTIDFYSKIFVMKPHTDQMPLPAEVVDLLDSPIISPGVGHKNGSTSQNSCAEDTDEENGNDDVSDTFEIELEEEVPDDIEN, from the exons ATGTGGCTAGCCGGCAATATGACTATACGACTTTTTGATATAAATGAATCCCCACAGAAGAAAGGTGGTCGTCCGAAATTGACATATGAAGCTGCTGGTAAACGACTCAAAATAAAGCTGGCATCTGAACTTGcgatagaaaatcaaaattcaaCCCCTTTGTTACTACACGCTGCTAACATTTCTGCCAGAAAATCAACTGAAAATGaagttataaaaaaatctGATAGAACTGGATTGCTGGCTCCGAGTCCAATTACTCCTGAAAAGGCATTCgctttttttatggaaaatgggtTTACTAAGCAGCAATACATAAATGTAAAACAACTTAGTAAACAACATGGCTGCGACATTTACCCCTCTTATTCGAAAATAGCCGAggagaaattaaaatgtagaCCTGCTGGAATAGAATGCACCgaaaatgaagcaaaagttTCCATGCAAAACTTATTGAACCATACCGCTTCAAGAATATTACTGATGCAAAAGGAAGTTTGTGAAATACTTTCAGATGTTACTCAgtgtactcttatttttagcTATGGGTTTGATGGGTCTACTGGTCACAGtttatacaaacaaaaattaagcatCGCAGAGTCTCAATCTTTAGATGATTCTCTATTTGTTACATCAATTATTCCCATAAAAATGATAgatcaaaaacaaagagtCATTTGGTTAAATAAATCGCCTCAGTCCATACGATTTTGCCGTCCTCTAAAAATAGCATACTTAAAGGAAACAACGTCTCTTAtattagaagaaaaagaaaacttggACAATCAGATTAAAAACCTGGATTTATACGTGCATGCTTTTCAATCGaatgcaatttttgtaaaattcgaTGGGCACCTAACACTTATAGACGGCAAggtcttaaatatattaacagGAACAAATTCCTGCCAGTCGTGTCCAATGTGTGGGGCAAAGCCCACCCAGCTTCTTACtacaattgatttttattccaaaatatttgttatgaAGCCACATACGGATCA GATGCCTCTGCCAGCAGAGGTTGTCGATCTTTTGGATTCGCCAATCATATCCCCAGGTGTTGGCCACAAAAACGGAAGTACATCCCAAAACTCGTGCGCAGAAGACACAGATGAAGAAAATGGCAACGATGATGTAAGTGACACTTTTGAAATCGAATTAGAGGAAGAGGTACCAGACGatattgaaaactaa